CGTGCCAGCGGGCCGGCTCACCGGGCCGGACGACGAGGCTGCCGATGACGTCGGCGAAGCCCGGCGGCGCCGACGCCTGCCGCTCGTGGATGCCCGGGTCGACGGTGGCCGCCAGGTGGTCGCCGTAGCCGGGCACCTGGATCATCACGCCGGCGTCCTGGGCCATGTCGGCGTCGCGCCAGCCGAACAGCGGGCGGTAGAACGCCATCGCGGCCGCCCGGTCGGGCGTGTGCAGGTCGGAGAAGTTCCAGGTGCCGGGCGTGTTGGTGAGCTGGGCGCCCGGGCGCCGGCGGACCTGCCAGAGCCGGAACCGCGCCCCCTGCGGATCGGTGCACGCCGCCGTCCGGCCGCCGGGACCGGCGTCCTCGGGGCCGCTGGTCACCGTGCCGCCCAGGCCGGGGACCTGCGCGGCGGTCGCGTCGGCGTCGTCGACGGCGACGTAGGTGTTCCAGGTCGCGGGGCCCTCGCCCGGCCCGATCGCGGCCACGTCCTGCCCGTGGTGCAGCGTCGCGACGAGGTACGTGCCCGGGGCGCCGGGCGGCACCGCGTCGGTGAACGACCAGCCGAACAGGCCGGCGTAGAAGTCGGCCGCGGCGGCCGGGTCGGGCTGCTCGGTGTCGATCCAGCAGGTCACGCCGTGCGGATAGGTCCGGACCTCGGTCATGGCTCCTCCACGGGGGTGGTCGTCGGCACCGTAGGGCGCGCCGGTGACAGGACCGGCTGCCACCGATGAGCCGGGGCCGCCGGCGCGGTCCGCCCACCGTGACCCCTCAGGACGACGACGCCTCGTCCACCGCCCCCATCGAGGAGGACGGCGCCTTCGCCACCTACCTGACCGTGCCGGGCTCCGCCGAGCCGTTCGGCACCCGGCGGGCGGCGAGGGTCGCCGTCCACCTGCGGCAGCGCCTGTCCTGACGCGCGGCCCGGCGCCGGGCACGGCAGGCTGGGCCGGTGAGCTGGCTGGTCACCGGGGGTGCCGGGTACGTCGGGGCGCACGTCGTCCACGCGATGGTCGCGGCGGGGGAGGACGTCGTGGTCCTCGACGACCTCTCCACCGGCGACGCCGACCGGCTCGCCGGCCTGCCGCAGGTGCCGCTGGAGGTCGGCTCGGTGCGGGACCGCGGCACGGTGCGGCGGGTGCTCCGGGAGAAAGGCGTCAGCGGCGTCGTGCACCTGGCGGGGAAGAAGCAGGTGGCCGAGTCCGTGGCCGACCCGCTGCTCTACTGGGCGGAGAACGTCGAGGGGCTGGTCGCCCTGCTCGAGGGGTGCCGCGCCAAGGGCGTCACCCGGTTCGTCTTCTCCTCGAGCGCGTCGGTCTACGGCACGCCCGACGCCGACCGCGTTGCCGAGGACACCGCCTGCTGCCCGCTGTCGCCGTACGGCCGCACCAAGCTCGCCGGGGAGGACCTGCTGCGCGACTGCGCCGCCTGGGGCCTGACCTCGACCAGCCTGCGCTACTTCAACGTCGCCGGCGCCGCCGCGCCGGAGCTCGGTGACCGGGGGGCGGCGAACCTCGTGCCGCTGGTCTTCGAGGCGCTCGACGCCGGCCGGCCGCCGCTGCTGTTCGGCGACGACCACCCGACGCCCGACGGCAGCTGCGTGCGCGACTTCGTGCACGTCTCCGACGTCGCCCACGCGCACGTGGCCGCCGCCCGCGCGCTGGCCGCGGGACGGCCCGGCGGCACCTACAACGTCGGCCGCGGCGAGGGCAGCAGCGTGCTGGAGGTGCTGCGCGTCGTCGCCGAGGTCACCGGCGGCGACACCACCCCCCAGGTGACCGGCCGCCGTCCCGGTGACGCCGCCCGCGTGGTCGCCGCCGTCGACCGGATCGCCACCGACCTCGGCTTCCGCGCCACCCGCGACCTGCGCGAGATGGTCACCAGCGCCTGGACCGCCTGGCGCGCGCTGCAGCCGCTCTGACCTCCTCCGCGGACCTCGTGCTCCGGTCCGCACCGGGGGCGGAGCGCGACCGCGGGATCCGCCTCAGAAGGCGTCCCCGGTCCGCCAGGCCATCTCCTGCAGGGTCAGCGTGTTGCCGTCCGGGTCGGTGATCCAGGCGTACCGGACACCGCCGCCGACGTCGACCACCTCACCGACGTCGACCCCGCGGCCGACCAGGTCGGCGCGTGCCTGCTCGATGTCGGCGACCACCAGGTGCAGACCCCGCAGCGTGCCGGGCGCCATGTCCTCGTAGGCGGGCAGCCCG
This region of Geodermatophilus bullaregiensis genomic DNA includes:
- a CDS encoding VOC family protein, with translation MTEVRTYPHGVTCWIDTEQPDPAAAADFYAGLFGWSFTDAVPPGAPGTYLVATLHHGQDVAAIGPGEGPATWNTYVAVDDADATAAQVPGLGGTVTSGPEDAGPGGRTAACTDPQGARFRLWQVRRRPGAQLTNTPGTWNFSDLHTPDRAAAMAFYRPLFGWRDADMAQDAGVMIQVPGYGDHLAATVDPGIHERQASAPPGFADVIGSLVVRPGEPARWHVTFTVTDRDDAAATAERLGATVLDSEDGIWTRTALIRDPQGAESSLSQFTPPEGSW
- the galE gene encoding UDP-glucose 4-epimerase GalE gives rise to the protein MSWLVTGGAGYVGAHVVHAMVAAGEDVVVLDDLSTGDADRLAGLPQVPLEVGSVRDRGTVRRVLREKGVSGVVHLAGKKQVAESVADPLLYWAENVEGLVALLEGCRAKGVTRFVFSSSASVYGTPDADRVAEDTACCPLSPYGRTKLAGEDLLRDCAAWGLTSTSLRYFNVAGAAAPELGDRGAANLVPLVFEALDAGRPPLLFGDDHPTPDGSCVRDFVHVSDVAHAHVAAARALAAGRPGGTYNVGRGEGSSVLEVLRVVAEVTGGDTTPQVTGRRPGDAARVVAAVDRIATDLGFRATRDLREMVTSAWTAWRALQPL
- a CDS encoding VOC family protein, translating into MKLELVPVPVTDVDRAKAFYVDRLGFVEDVDVRPFDGVRVVQLTPPGSACSIGMGTGLPAYEDMAPGTLRGLHLVVADIEQARADLVGRGVDVGEVVDVGGGVRYAWITDPDGNTLTLQEMAWRTGDAF